The following proteins come from a genomic window of Pedobacter faecalis:
- a CDS encoding SusC/RagA family TonB-linked outer membrane protein, with translation MRLITIIIVASLMQVSAATLGQRITITQDRMSLKSAFKEIRKQSGFDFYYEGGIISNNQLKDLNLRNVTVDEALRTVLKDLPLTYVIENKNITIRKAGSNFLRNLVTSFRAINVRGKIVDENDQPLIGATVGLKGKGRSVKTDQNGAFYMENVAEDDKLVISYIGYELMEVNAAPDMGSIKLVRTTSDLNEVVVVGYGTMQKKDLTGSVTQIIPDRIANENPKTVQDILRGTPGLRVGYNPSAKGGGEIEIRGRRSVYDEGGHNSPLLILDGMIFYGELSEINPDDIAQIDILKDASAAAIYGAKAASGVIIITTKKGKPGKPVINMTMNVGSTGLSDYRDRFDTEAYLQHRQDWFTKNTYGLNPATNVYEAYQTGVYASQPGFFMRPDQLPSSISLDTWRGYTENQADQSDLNIWAQRLGLVGNALQNFLDGKTVDWADRTFRTGFNQDYNASVSGAGDRINYYLSMGYLRNQGVVVSDDYRSVRSNMKIDAKVNNWLELGANVNFQDRSDGNVDIDIDQSLRNSPFADYYDETGNPGQFPLNEKYSQRGYNYDFQKQYLELEKGYTVVNTILNANVKLPLGITYSFNFSPRYQNFYDRYFMSANLPGSDPATRGANREQSKSLNWSLNNTLAWDHTFKKKHHVILTLVQEAEQNRFWRDRIEARKILPSDVLGFHNTKNGSKENSTFSSEDNEQSADGLLARLFYSYDDRYLITTSVRRDGYSAFGTSNPYAVFPSMAVAWSFTNEKFFKWGHIMNSGKLRVSYGENGNRSLANPYIALSNLSEGGGKMQGYLNSAGEQILYRYLMADRLANPFLQWEKTASWNFGLDFGFLGNRLTGSLEYYNMKTHDMIMKERLPSFTGFTNITTNLGRVDNSGIEFALNTVNMRRNAFEWSSTFGFSYNKNKITHLYYDYEDVLDANGNVIGRREMDDQPNGWFIDRPIGVIWDYRVTGIWQANEAEEAKKYGQVPGDPKVANSYTADDEINADGTAKPVYNNKDKEFLGETSPPYRWSLRNDFSLWKDLSVSFNIYAYTGHKSLFGEYLNNDDDGGRMAYALINLPRKAYWTPENPTNEFGRIEAKGPVGAAGAQRLYDRSFVRLDNVSVAYTLPSKWTSRWDLNRVRVYGTVRNVATWTKEWTYGDPETQSPDNGQGWATRVFTLGLNLVF, from the coding sequence ATGCGACTGATTACCATTATAATCGTAGCATCCCTAATGCAGGTCAGTGCCGCTACCTTAGGCCAGCGGATAACCATCACGCAGGACCGTATGTCGCTGAAATCTGCCTTTAAGGAAATCAGAAAGCAAAGCGGCTTCGACTTTTATTATGAAGGGGGAATCATTTCAAACAACCAGCTGAAGGACCTGAACCTCCGGAATGTGACCGTTGATGAAGCCTTAAGAACTGTACTCAAAGACCTGCCCCTCACCTACGTGATCGAGAATAAGAACATCACCATCCGGAAAGCGGGGAGCAACTTTCTCCGCAATCTCGTAACCAGCTTCAGGGCTATCAATGTAAGGGGGAAGATCGTTGACGAAAACGACCAGCCCCTTATTGGCGCTACGGTGGGATTAAAAGGAAAAGGGAGATCAGTTAAGACGGACCAAAACGGAGCTTTTTACATGGAAAATGTTGCTGAAGACGATAAACTTGTGATCAGCTACATTGGCTATGAACTCATGGAAGTTAACGCGGCCCCTGATATGGGCAGCATTAAGCTGGTGCGCACAACCAGCGACCTGAACGAGGTTGTGGTAGTGGGCTATGGTACCATGCAAAAAAAGGATCTTACAGGCTCAGTTACACAAATTATCCCCGACCGGATTGCCAATGAAAACCCGAAGACCGTACAAGACATCCTTCGCGGAACGCCTGGTTTGCGGGTAGGTTATAATCCTTCGGCTAAAGGAGGCGGCGAGATAGAGATTCGCGGCAGGCGATCGGTTTACGACGAAGGGGGCCACAACAGTCCATTGCTTATTCTAGATGGTATGATCTTTTATGGCGAGCTTTCAGAAATAAATCCCGATGATATTGCCCAGATAGACATCCTCAAAGATGCTTCTGCGGCTGCTATTTATGGGGCAAAGGCTGCGAGCGGGGTGATCATCATCACCACGAAGAAAGGGAAGCCCGGAAAGCCGGTGATCAATATGACGATGAACGTGGGCTCGACAGGGTTGAGCGATTATCGCGACCGTTTTGATACGGAAGCCTATCTGCAGCACCGCCAGGACTGGTTTACAAAAAACACCTATGGACTTAACCCGGCAACCAATGTGTACGAAGCTTATCAAACCGGAGTTTATGCCTCGCAACCTGGGTTTTTTATGCGACCGGACCAGCTCCCGTCCAGCATTTCTTTGGACACCTGGCGGGGCTATACCGAAAACCAGGCAGACCAGTCGGACCTGAACATATGGGCACAACGCCTCGGCCTGGTAGGCAACGCCCTGCAAAACTTTCTGGATGGAAAGACGGTAGACTGGGCCGACAGAACGTTCCGTACGGGCTTTAACCAGGATTATAACGCAAGCGTTAGCGGTGCCGGCGACAGGATCAATTATTACCTGTCTATGGGATATCTGCGCAATCAGGGCGTAGTGGTAAGCGACGACTACCGGTCGGTACGCAGCAATATGAAGATTGATGCTAAAGTGAACAACTGGCTGGAACTTGGCGCTAACGTGAACTTTCAGGACCGTTCAGATGGGAACGTGGACATAGATATCGACCAGTCGCTGCGCAATAGTCCCTTTGCGGATTATTACGACGAAACCGGTAATCCCGGACAGTTTCCTTTAAATGAAAAGTATAGCCAGCGCGGCTATAACTATGACTTCCAGAAACAATATCTTGAACTTGAGAAGGGATACACTGTGGTCAACACGATCTTGAATGCAAACGTTAAACTGCCACTGGGGATTACCTACTCTTTCAATTTCTCTCCGCGCTATCAAAACTTTTACGACCGGTATTTTATGTCGGCCAATCTGCCCGGATCTGATCCTGCCACCCGCGGAGCTAACCGGGAACAATCGAAAAGTCTGAACTGGTCGCTCAACAACACGCTGGCCTGGGATCATACCTTTAAAAAGAAGCACCATGTTATCCTTACCCTGGTACAGGAGGCCGAACAGAACAGGTTCTGGAGGGATCGGATAGAGGCCAGAAAAATATTGCCTTCCGACGTGCTCGGATTTCACAATACGAAGAACGGCAGTAAAGAAAACAGTACCTTTTCAAGCGAGGATAATGAGCAATCGGCCGACGGCCTGCTTGCCCGTTTGTTTTATTCTTATGACGACCGTTATCTGATCACCACTTCGGTGCGGAGGGATGGCTACTCGGCATTCGGAACCTCCAATCCCTATGCTGTTTTTCCTTCCATGGCCGTAGCATGGTCATTCACCAACGAGAAGTTTTTTAAATGGGGCCATATCATGAACAGCGGTAAACTCCGGGTGTCATACGGCGAAAACGGAAACCGGTCACTCGCCAACCCCTACATAGCGCTTTCCAACCTGTCCGAAGGCGGCGGTAAGATGCAGGGCTATTTAAATTCGGCGGGCGAACAGATCTTATACCGCTACCTGATGGCCGACAGGCTGGCAAACCCCTTCCTGCAATGGGAAAAGACAGCATCATGGAACTTTGGTCTTGATTTCGGATTCCTCGGTAATCGGTTGACCGGCAGCCTGGAATACTACAATATGAAAACTCATGATATGATCATGAAAGAGCGTTTACCAAGCTTCACAGGCTTTACCAATATCACAACAAACTTGGGGCGGGTAGACAACAGCGGAATTGAGTTTGCACTTAATACTGTCAATATGCGCAGAAACGCTTTCGAGTGGTCCAGCACCTTCGGGTTCTCGTACAACAAAAACAAGATTACCCATTTGTATTACGACTATGAGGATGTGCTCGACGCCAACGGTAATGTTATCGGAAGAAGGGAAATGGACGACCAGCCCAACGGCTGGTTCATAGATCGTCCTATTGGTGTCATCTGGGATTACCGTGTTACTGGCATATGGCAGGCAAACGAGGCGGAGGAAGCCAAGAAATACGGACAGGTACCTGGGGATCCGAAGGTGGCCAACAGCTACACTGCCGACGATGAAATCAACGCCGATGGTACAGCTAAACCTGTATATAACAACAAGGACAAAGAGTTTCTGGGTGAAACGTCTCCCCCGTACCGCTGGTCGCTACGCAACGATTTTTCGCTTTGGAAAGACCTGAGCGTTTCCTTTAATATTTATGCATACACCGGCCATAAAAGCTTGTTTGGCGAATACCTGAATAATGATGATGACGGCGGACGCATGGCCTATGCCTTAATCAACCTGCCGCGCAAAGCGTACTGGACCCCAGAAAATCCGACCAATGAATTCGGACGTATTGAGGCAAAGGGACCTGTTGGCGCAGCCGGGGCGCAGCGTTTGTACGATCGGTCTTTCGTACGGCTCGACAATGTATCTGTTGCTTATACCCTGCCCAGTAAATGGACGTCCAGATGGGACCTTAACCGTGTCAGGGTATATGGAACGGTGCGCAATGTTGCCACCTGGACTAAAGAATGGACTTACGGCGATCCTGAAACGCAAAGCCCCGATAATGGCCAGGGATGGGCTACGCGTGTATTTACGCTCGGCTTAAATCTCGTTTTCTAA
- a CDS encoding cation:proton antiporter yields MLILSSLEFTLPLTNPVIIFSLVLFIILFAPILFNKIRIPHIIGLILAGTLVGPYGLNLLRRDSSILLFGTVGLLYIMFLAGLEIDLGEFKKNKGKILVFGLTTFLIPLGLGSLASYYVLNFDFMASLLLASMFSTHTLIAYPIASKYGIVQNRAVTMTVGGTMITDVLALLILAGVAGSSKGDVSSLFWIRLGVSSFVFVGIVLFVFPIIIRWFFKKFDDSVSQYIFVLGMVFLAAFMAEAAGMESIIGAFFSGLVLNKFVPHTSPLMNRIDFVGNALFIPFFLISVGMLVDVSVLFKGWGAMKVAGVIIVVSLASKYLAAVITAKAFKLRPVEGNLIFGLSSSHAAATLAIILVGYNIITGETPAGEPIRLLNEDVLNGTILLILVSCAVSSFVVERAARTLALEDPAEPVTGPDQRVLVSLSHPELMADLLDLGFMLRQKALTSPLYALNVIDDKQLPRISKAQIRILDRALVHAAAVEQQLIPISRHDASVSNGIVYTAREHQISDLVVGLHKNANATEFFGQTVESTVRRFHDTIYVYKAVQPLNTLKRLIVLAPQNAESEPGFSHWVQRSLVLAGEAGMSILFYGSKHTLAAIKSVLAKQKSAANAAYHEFNNWEDFLILGKTVKANDLMVIVAARKLTASYLPQMQKLPHYLSRYFEQNSFIILYPKQLPTGIDLEDIQQSDGSLLEPIAQSKLMGAIKRLFSQK; encoded by the coding sequence ATGCTGATTTTATCTTCCCTGGAGTTTACTTTGCCGCTAACCAACCCGGTGATTATTTTCTCGCTGGTGCTCTTTATCATTCTCTTTGCGCCTATTCTCTTCAATAAAATACGCATCCCGCACATTATTGGGCTTATCCTGGCTGGTACGCTGGTAGGGCCCTATGGGCTCAACCTGCTGCGCAGGGATAGCAGTATCCTATTGTTCGGTACAGTGGGGTTGCTTTATATCATGTTCCTGGCCGGACTTGAAATAGATCTGGGTGAGTTCAAGAAGAATAAAGGCAAGATCCTTGTATTCGGACTTACTACCTTTCTTATCCCCCTGGGTCTGGGCTCCCTGGCCAGCTATTATGTTCTGAATTTTGATTTTATGGCATCCCTGCTTCTGGCCAGTATGTTCTCCACACATACCCTTATTGCCTATCCCATCGCAAGTAAGTACGGGATTGTACAGAACCGCGCCGTAACCATGACGGTGGGCGGGACCATGATCACTGATGTGCTTGCCCTTCTTATTCTTGCCGGTGTCGCGGGCAGCAGCAAGGGCGATGTGTCCAGTTTGTTCTGGATCAGACTCGGTGTGTCCTCTTTTGTTTTCGTGGGTATCGTGCTTTTCGTATTTCCGATCATTATCCGTTGGTTCTTTAAGAAGTTCGATGATAGTGTGTCACAGTATATTTTTGTGCTTGGGATGGTATTTCTGGCCGCCTTTATGGCCGAAGCAGCGGGTATGGAATCCATTATCGGTGCATTCTTCTCCGGATTGGTGCTCAACAAGTTTGTGCCGCATACTTCACCTTTAATGAATCGGATCGATTTTGTAGGCAATGCGCTGTTTATCCCATTCTTCTTGATCAGCGTAGGAATGCTTGTCGACGTGAGCGTGCTCTTCAAAGGCTGGGGAGCAATGAAGGTTGCCGGCGTGATCATCGTCGTATCTCTGGCGTCCAAATACCTCGCGGCCGTCATCACCGCCAAAGCATTTAAATTGCGGCCGGTGGAGGGTAACCTGATCTTCGGTTTAAGCTCTTCTCACGCGGCAGCTACACTGGCCATCATCCTCGTAGGGTACAACATCATCACTGGCGAGACACCCGCCGGAGAACCCATCCGCCTGCTGAATGAGGATGTGCTGAATGGTACGATCCTTCTTATTTTGGTAAGTTGCGCCGTTAGTTCGTTTGTCGTCGAACGCGCCGCGCGTACCCTGGCACTTGAAGACCCCGCCGAGCCGGTAACAGGGCCTGACCAAAGGGTCCTCGTTTCCCTGTCGCACCCCGAGCTGATGGCCGATCTGCTTGATCTTGGTTTCATGTTGCGGCAGAAAGCCCTCACCTCGCCGCTGTATGCGCTTAATGTGATCGACGATAAACAGCTGCCAAGAATCAGCAAGGCGCAGATCCGTATTCTCGACAGGGCCCTGGTTCATGCCGCTGCGGTTGAGCAGCAGCTTATACCGATATCCCGGCACGACGCCTCCGTAAGCAACGGAATTGTGTACACCGCCAGGGAACATCAGATCAGCGACCTGGTGGTTGGTCTGCATAAGAACGCAAATGCAACAGAGTTTTTCGGACAGACGGTGGAGAGTACTGTGCGGCGTTTCCACGATACCATATATGTGTACAAGGCCGTTCAGCCGCTCAATACGCTTAAGCGGCTTATTGTGCTGGCTCCCCAAAATGCAGAGTCAGAGCCCGGCTTCAGTCACTGGGTTCAGCGCTCCCTCGTCCTGGCTGGCGAAGCGGGCATGAGCATTCTGTTCTACGGATCAAAGCACACGCTGGCCGCAATCAAGTCGGTACTCGCCAAGCAGAAATCGGCCGCCAACGCAGCTTACCATGAGTTTAACAACTGGGAAGACTTCCTGATCTTAGGTAAGACGGTAAAGGCTAATGACCTGATGGTTATTGTGGCAGCGCGGAAACTGACGGCTTCGTACCTCCCGCAGATGCAAAAGCTGCCGCACTATCTTTCGCGTTATTTTGAGCAAAACAGTTTTATCATTCTATATCCAAAGCAATTGCCTACAGGAATAGACCTGGAAGACATACAGCAATCGGACGGATCACTGCTCGAGCCAATTGCACAAAGTAAGCTGATGGGGGCAATAAAGCGATTGTTTAGCCAAAAATAA
- a CDS encoding RNA polymerase sigma-70 factor produces the protein MNGKPLLNESELLAKIADGNERAFRDLFDYYQQYVYTFALKISRSDTDAEEIVQDIFLKVWSGRRQLPGIGNFGAYLNRLVRNHTFNLLRHEAIVMKVKTQISLSATENDLGTQQALDYRETKELLDNVVSKLPEQQRRVYALCHFEGLSYDEVAAKLNISPATVHYHMKQALATIRTHFRHYALVCSALIIFFLKNF, from the coding sequence ATGAACGGCAAACCCCTGTTGAACGAGTCTGAACTGCTGGCAAAAATTGCCGATGGGAACGAGCGTGCCTTCCGGGATCTGTTTGACTACTATCAGCAGTATGTGTATACCTTTGCCTTGAAAATTTCGCGTTCAGATACCGATGCCGAGGAGATTGTACAGGACATTTTCCTGAAGGTATGGTCGGGCCGCAGGCAGCTGCCCGGTATCGGGAATTTCGGGGCTTATCTTAACCGACTAGTCCGCAACCATACGTTCAACCTGCTGCGCCACGAGGCAATCGTTATGAAGGTAAAGACCCAAATAAGCCTCAGTGCAACGGAAAACGACCTGGGTACACAGCAGGCGCTTGATTACCGCGAAACGAAGGAACTTCTGGACAATGTGGTAAGCAAACTGCCCGAACAGCAGCGCCGTGTATACGCGCTGTGCCATTTCGAGGGACTTAGCTATGATGAGGTTGCAGCTAAACTTAACATCTCTCCTGCCACCGTTCACTATCATATGAAGCAGGCGCTGGCAACCATCCGCACGCATTTCAGGCATTATGCGCTGGTTTGTTCCGCACTGATTATCTTTTTTTTAAAAAATTTTTAG
- a CDS encoding FecR family protein — MTEHHERLTTLFSKYLSKELNEEERLEFLSYVQNPAYTQQIDHLISHSYEHPETLHSLDRTAGDRIFGSVVADRPQKSSRLIGLWPRLSAAVAVGILLVGVVLWNNNSSEQTQRDAYQNDITSGVTGATLTLANGKKVRLGDVKTGEVAKEAGVIIKKSESGDVVYEIVGNTGESEGTNTLSTTNGETYKLRLPDGSYVWLNSASSLTYSSRLIKGGKRRVSLTGEGYFEIARDAAHPFVVTTSKQEVEVLGTHFNLNSYGNEALVTTTLIEGSVLVRSGRSTQILKPGEQALNDGKALRVSEVNIDNVVDWKNGDFNLDELDFRLAMRKIARWYNVDVVYEASVPSNIRSGGWISRSKNLSEILKHIESSGQVSFKIEGRKVYVAKGK; from the coding sequence ATGACCGAACACCACGAACGACTGACTACGTTGTTTTCTAAATATCTATCAAAAGAGCTGAATGAGGAAGAACGCCTCGAATTTCTCTCTTATGTACAGAATCCGGCTTATACCCAGCAAATAGATCATTTAATTTCCCACAGTTATGAACACCCGGAAACGCTGCACAGCCTCGATCGCACTGCGGGAGATAGAATTTTCGGGTCTGTCGTTGCTGATCGCCCGCAAAAAAGTTCCCGCCTGATCGGCCTGTGGCCGCGTCTTTCAGCAGCCGTCGCAGTGGGTATTCTGCTTGTTGGCGTAGTCCTTTGGAATAATAACAGCTCTGAACAGACTCAGCGTGATGCCTACCAAAACGACATTACTTCCGGTGTTACCGGGGCTACGCTGACACTAGCAAACGGGAAGAAAGTGAGGCTGGGCGATGTTAAGACTGGCGAAGTGGCTAAAGAAGCTGGCGTAATCATTAAGAAGTCGGAAAGCGGCGATGTTGTTTATGAGATCGTGGGCAATACCGGCGAAAGCGAGGGAACCAATACGTTGTCGACCACCAACGGCGAAACCTATAAGCTGCGCCTTCCAGACGGCTCATATGTGTGGCTCAATTCAGCTTCGAGCTTAACCTATTCGTCCAGACTGATCAAAGGCGGCAAACGAAGGGTCTCACTGACAGGTGAAGGCTATTTTGAAATCGCCAGGGATGCTGCCCACCCTTTTGTGGTTACGACGAGCAAACAAGAGGTGGAAGTACTGGGCACGCATTTTAACCTGAACAGCTATGGCAACGAAGCACTTGTGACCACAACCCTGATAGAAGGCTCTGTACTTGTCAGATCGGGCAGGTCGACGCAGATACTTAAGCCAGGCGAACAGGCCCTGAACGACGGAAAAGCGCTACGTGTGAGCGAAGTAAATATTGACAATGTGGTCGACTGGAAAAATGGCGACTTTAACCTGGATGAATTGGATTTCCGCCTGGCCATGCGCAAGATTGCCCGGTGGTACAACGTAGATGTTGTTTATGAAGCCTCTGTACCTTCAAACATCAGATCTGGTGGCTGGATTTCGAGAAGCAAGAACCTCTCGGAAATTCTAAAGCACATCGAATCATCAGGGCAGGTCAGTTTTAAGATAGAGGGAAGAAAGGTGTATGTAGCTAAAGGAAAATAA
- a CDS encoding RagB/SusD family nutrient uptake outer membrane protein, with translation MKKLTQKINRFKRYLIVFAGSATLLSGCKREFLNPEPLSFYEPSATFTTLSGLMSAQAICDRHLKLYWATDHNEMLTLGTEYIFSDLMVASATDKRNMLADVANMLTPTSETSYQNIDRTNSIWYFWEETYKGIMYANTIIQYADKVEGLDENTKNEYVGRAYFHRAFRYMALTFQFGDVPLVTKLLEVPKQNYRSTKQEAILKMITRDMELAVQWVPDQSAMSLVGMVNKGACRMLLAKCYLALGEYEKAKEQTDILIDQSGYSLMTNTFGTFNDGGEPLTWKITRNVVWDLHRPENKLIGANREVIMGVPNRGASAESFVQMLTMRILYPFVFDNRIQTTDGKQALMNIRRNSSDYNATYDYMRAFGRGIATFRPTHFSTHTLWKVNGVMDATDLRHSAESGNWVRMEDYRVNNKASVDFGKPLRLYHPTSGKLLCSDTIRRWFDVPHYKFFLDDPVNEANIAGSDGLRGATNGSNADWYVYRLAEAYLLRAEAKYYMNPADPSIAEDLNIIRRRAKCTQLYTGAVSIGDIMNERARELYWEEWRNVELTRVSLCLARSGKPDEWGNTYTLNNFDKQSGTAPAGGSYWFQRINHYSLYNKGPIQINATGNSNPNYTMDKKNLYWPIPDAAITANKRGQLSQNYGYDGYDPNTPKWENWEDAVADEDNVD, from the coding sequence ATGAAAAAGTTAACTCAAAAAATTAATCGCTTTAAAAGATATCTCATCGTTTTTGCTGGCAGCGCAACACTGCTAAGTGGATGTAAACGGGAGTTTCTAAACCCCGAACCTCTATCATTTTACGAGCCGTCGGCCACATTTACCACCTTATCAGGCCTTATGTCGGCCCAGGCCATATGCGACCGGCATCTAAAACTCTATTGGGCAACAGACCACAATGAGATGCTTACGCTGGGAACGGAATATATTTTTTCAGACCTGATGGTTGCTAGCGCTACAGATAAGCGCAATATGCTTGCTGATGTGGCCAACATGCTGACCCCAACAAGCGAAACATCCTATCAGAATATAGACCGGACCAATAGCATCTGGTATTTCTGGGAGGAAACCTATAAAGGGATTATGTATGCCAATACGATCATTCAGTATGCAGATAAAGTTGAAGGCCTTGACGAAAACACCAAGAATGAGTATGTAGGCCGGGCTTACTTCCACCGCGCATTCAGGTATATGGCGCTGACGTTTCAGTTTGGCGATGTGCCGCTGGTAACCAAGCTTCTTGAAGTGCCTAAACAAAACTATCGCAGCACAAAACAGGAAGCCATTCTAAAAATGATTACCAGAGACATGGAGCTTGCGGTGCAATGGGTTCCAGATCAGAGCGCAATGAGCCTGGTGGGTATGGTAAACAAAGGTGCCTGCAGGATGCTGCTTGCTAAATGCTACCTGGCTTTGGGTGAATACGAAAAAGCAAAAGAACAAACCGATATCCTGATCGATCAGTCGGGTTATTCACTGATGACCAATACCTTCGGTACTTTTAACGACGGCGGTGAACCGCTTACCTGGAAAATTACGCGAAACGTTGTATGGGACTTGCACCGGCCAGAGAACAAACTGATTGGGGCAAACCGCGAGGTAATCATGGGTGTGCCCAACAGGGGCGCTAGTGCCGAATCTTTTGTCCAGATGCTGACCATGCGGATCCTTTATCCGTTCGTGTTCGACAACCGTATCCAGACCACAGACGGTAAACAGGCGCTTATGAACATCAGGCGTAATTCGTCCGATTACAATGCGACTTACGATTACATGCGCGCTTTTGGTCGCGGTATCGCCACCTTCCGCCCCACGCACTTCAGCACGCATACCTTATGGAAAGTGAACGGGGTAATGGATGCAACCGATCTGCGTCATAGCGCTGAAAGCGGCAACTGGGTGCGTATGGAAGATTACCGTGTAAACAACAAAGCTTCGGTAGACTTTGGCAAACCTTTGAGACTGTACCATCCCACCTCTGGTAAATTGCTATGCAGTGATACCATAAGAAGGTGGTTTGATGTGCCGCACTATAAATTTTTCCTGGACGACCCGGTTAACGAAGCCAATATCGCTGGCTCCGACGGCTTACGTGGCGCTACAAACGGCTCAAACGCCGATTGGTATGTTTACCGGCTGGCAGAAGCCTACCTGCTTCGTGCCGAGGCAAAATATTATATGAACCCGGCCGACCCATCTATCGCGGAAGACCTGAATATCATCAGGCGACGGGCTAAATGCACTCAGCTGTATACCGGTGCGGTAAGCATTGGCGATATTATGAATGAGCGGGCCCGTGAGTTGTATTGGGAAGAATGGAGAAATGTGGAGCTGACCCGCGTTTCCTTATGCCTGGCACGTAGCGGAAAACCAGACGAATGGGGGAATACCTATACGTTGAACAACTTCGACAAGCAAAGCGGAACCGCACCTGCCGGCGGAAGCTATTGGTTCCAGCGCATTAATCACTATAGCCTGTATAACAAAGGCCCTATCCAGATTAACGCAACGGGCAACAGTAATCCGAATTATACCATGGATAAGAAGAACCTTTACTGGCCCATACCAGACGCCGCTATTACGGCAAACAAGCGAGGTCAGCTAAGTCAGAATTATGGCTATGACGGTTACGACCCTAACACCCCTAAATGGGAAAACTGGGAAGATGCTGTAGCCGACGAGGACAACGTCGATTAA